Proteins from a single region of Streptomyces spinoverrucosus:
- a CDS encoding SCO1431 family membrane protein — protein MTAQSATATRVRTGGPKDDGPKIVEHIMGWTLVVVLAMLLTQLGLM, from the coding sequence ATGACCGCACAGTCAGCCACCGCCACCCGTGTCCGTACCGGCGGCCCCAAGGACGACGGCCCGAAGATCGTCGAACACATCATGGGCTGGACCCTCGTCGTGGTGCTCGCGATGCTGCTGACGCAGCTGGGACTGATGTGA
- a CDS encoding AAA family ATPase has translation MDFGTQGPEAPADLAWLRGVDAYTMGAYPQAEEEFRAAVRLDPGMADGWLGLHALRVDTTTALLRMFRHRDRFGEQRARHRRTLNSWYWLGWWVQPVLESPRDLLLAHASHWLDGRHVPELDRALAGLPPIDTDPQVRFLHACRAYLVKDWEQLVRHTDPLLDDPLLGIEAGLFGGMARVRLEMYGQAEPLLSAALMRCRSEQPQRKELRYWLARAHEGTGRSAAALPLYRAVHRVDPAFMDTSARLAAIAEGDGYDDAADLASIALTGAGQDSVDGPDALDPLFGTEGRDLRLSDPAPPPTGPPPSVTDPAVREKTVIPSQPLPAGPTDPALLEEALAELERMVGLEPVKRQVKALSAQLNMARLRAGQGLPVQPPKRHFVFSGPSGTGKTTVARILGRVFYALGLLGGDHLVEAQRADLVGEYLGQTAVKANELIDSALGGVLFVDEAYSLSNSGYGKGDAYGDEALQVLLKRAEDNRDHLVVILAGYPEGMDRLLAANPGLSSRFTTRVDFPSYRPLELTAIGEVLAAENGDRWDEESLDELRSIAGHVVDQGWIDELGNGRFLRTLYEKSCAYRDLRLSAYPGALSREDLSTLRLPDLMQAYGEVLSGRGPQDPSAM, from the coding sequence ATGGACTTCGGCACGCAGGGCCCCGAGGCCCCGGCCGACCTGGCCTGGCTACGCGGCGTGGACGCCTACACCATGGGCGCGTATCCGCAGGCGGAGGAGGAGTTCCGCGCCGCCGTGCGGCTGGACCCGGGCATGGCCGACGGCTGGCTCGGGCTGCACGCGCTGCGGGTGGACACGACGACCGCGCTCTTAAGGATGTTCCGGCACCGGGACCGCTTCGGCGAGCAGCGCGCCCGGCACCGGCGCACGCTCAACTCCTGGTACTGGCTGGGCTGGTGGGTGCAGCCCGTGCTGGAGAGCCCCCGCGACCTGCTGCTCGCGCACGCCTCGCACTGGCTGGACGGCCGCCACGTCCCGGAGCTGGATCGCGCCCTCGCGGGCCTGCCGCCGATCGACACCGACCCACAGGTGCGCTTCCTGCACGCCTGCCGCGCCTACCTGGTCAAGGACTGGGAGCAGTTGGTACGGCACACCGACCCGCTGCTCGACGATCCCCTGCTCGGTATCGAGGCCGGCCTCTTCGGCGGGATGGCCCGGGTCCGGCTGGAGATGTACGGGCAGGCCGAGCCGCTGCTGTCGGCGGCCCTGATGCGCTGCCGCAGCGAGCAGCCGCAACGCAAGGAGCTGCGCTACTGGCTCGCCCGCGCCCACGAGGGCACCGGCCGCTCCGCCGCCGCACTCCCCCTGTACCGGGCGGTGCACCGCGTCGACCCCGCCTTCATGGACACCTCCGCGCGACTCGCGGCGATCGCCGAGGGCGACGGATACGACGACGCCGCCGACCTCGCCTCGATCGCGCTCACCGGCGCCGGGCAGGACAGCGTCGACGGCCCCGACGCGCTCGACCCGCTGTTCGGCACCGAGGGCCGGGACCTGAGACTCTCCGACCCCGCGCCACCGCCCACCGGTCCGCCGCCGTCGGTCACCGATCCGGCGGTACGGGAGAAGACCGTGATCCCCTCCCAGCCGCTGCCGGCCGGTCCGACCGACCCGGCGTTACTCGAGGAGGCGCTCGCCGAGCTTGAGCGCATGGTGGGACTGGAACCGGTGAAACGCCAGGTCAAGGCCCTGTCCGCACAGTTGAACATGGCCAGGCTGCGGGCCGGTCAGGGCCTGCCGGTGCAGCCGCCCAAGCGGCACTTCGTCTTCTCCGGCCCGTCCGGCACCGGCAAGACCACGGTCGCCCGCATCCTGGGCCGGGTCTTCTACGCCCTCGGGCTGCTCGGCGGCGACCACCTCGTGGAGGCACAGCGGGCAGACCTGGTCGGCGAGTATCTCGGGCAGACCGCGGTGAAGGCCAACGAACTGATCGACTCCGCGCTCGGTGGCGTCCTCTTCGTCGACGAGGCCTACTCGCTGTCCAACTCCGGCTACGGCAAGGGCGACGCGTACGGCGACGAGGCACTTCAGGTGCTGCTGAAGCGGGCCGAGGACAACCGGGACCACCTGGTGGTGATCCTGGCCGGCTACCCGGAGGGCATGGACCGCCTGCTCGCCGCCAACCCCGGGCTGTCCTCCCGCTTCACGACCCGCGTGGATTTCCCCTCGTACCGCCCCCTCGAACTCACCGCGATCGGCGAGGTACTGGCCGCCGAGAACGGCGACCGGTGGGACGAGGAGTCGCTGGACGAGCTGCGGTCGATCGCGGGGCACGTGGTCGACCAGGGGTGGATCGACGAGCTGGGCAACGGGCGGTTCCTGCGCACGCTGTACGAGAAGAGCTGTGCGTACCGGGATCTGCGGTTGTCGGCCTACCCGGGGGCACTGTCGCGGGAGGATCTGTCGACGCTGCGGTTGCCCGATCTGATGCAGGCGTACGGCGAGGTGCTGTCGGGGCGGGGGCCGCAGGACCCGTCGGCCATGTGA
- a CDS encoding uridine kinase family protein, translating to MSHSYRLAPPTALSGLARRLRALPPSCGPVRLIGVDGHAGSGKTTFAGQLANALGGAPVLHLDDIASHDELFAWTDRLLDQVIEPLGRGETAHYAPYDWRARHFGPPRPLPPAPVILVEGVGAGRRALRPHLAHLLWLELPHEDAWARGQLRDGEEQREFWAGWVTAERRHFAEDPSRPFADLLVHPLHTGYEVLSGPAGSTGPDQDVTHGDGPSAMC from the coding sequence GTGTCGCACTCGTACCGCCTCGCCCCGCCCACCGCGCTGTCCGGACTCGCCCGCCGACTGCGCGCCCTGCCCCCGTCCTGCGGCCCGGTCCGCCTGATCGGCGTCGACGGGCACGCGGGCTCCGGAAAGACCACGTTCGCCGGGCAGTTGGCGAACGCGCTGGGCGGCGCGCCGGTGCTGCACCTCGACGACATCGCCAGCCATGACGAGCTGTTCGCATGGACCGACCGCCTGCTCGACCAGGTGATCGAACCCCTCGGCCGGGGAGAGACCGCCCACTACGCCCCCTACGACTGGCGGGCCCGCCACTTCGGCCCGCCCCGCCCGCTGCCGCCGGCGCCGGTGATCCTCGTCGAGGGCGTCGGCGCCGGCCGCCGCGCCCTGCGCCCCCATCTGGCGCATCTGCTGTGGCTGGAACTGCCGCACGAGGACGCCTGGGCGCGGGGGCAGTTGCGGGACGGGGAGGAACAGCGGGAGTTCTGGGCCGGATGGGTCACCGCGGAGCGACGGCATTTCGCCGAGGATCCCTCGCGGCCCTTCGCCGACCTGTTGGTGCATCCGTTGCACACGGGGTACGAGGTGCTGTCGGGACCGGCGGGGTCGACTGGTCCGGACCAGGATGTGACGCACGGTGACGGGCCATCCGCAATGTGCTGA
- a CDS encoding PH domain-containing protein, translating to MSDLPPLPVTFRPGRTRAVLLSAGVAVFVVVSTIAMSLDRLSPGERISFVFTAAMLSAVALVLARPKVVADETGVTVVNFASRRRLEWAQIVQVHLRVGDPWVFLDLSDGTSLPAIGIQPGIAKAQAIADARTLRALVEARAGGHHS from the coding sequence ATGTCGGACCTGCCCCCGCTGCCCGTCACCTTCCGGCCGGGCCGCACCCGTGCCGTCCTGCTCTCCGCGGGCGTCGCCGTCTTCGTCGTCGTGTCGACGATCGCGATGTCGCTGGACCGGCTCAGCCCCGGTGAGCGGATCAGCTTCGTCTTCACGGCGGCCATGCTGTCGGCCGTGGCGCTGGTGCTGGCCCGCCCGAAAGTCGTCGCCGACGAGACCGGCGTCACCGTCGTGAACTTCGCCAGCAGGCGCCGGCTGGAGTGGGCGCAGATCGTGCAGGTGCACCTGCGGGTCGGCGACCCGTGGGTGTTCCTGGACCTCAGCGACGGCACCAGCCTGCCCGCGATCGGCATCCAGCCCGGTATCGCCAAGGCGCAGGCCATCGCCGACGCGCGCACCCTGCGGGCGCTGGTCGAGGCGCGCGCCGGCGGACATCACAGCTGA
- a CDS encoding glycoside hydrolase family 18 protein: protein MHLRLSPRVRFRALVAAACSAALGAGLLTGVGTATAAPTGEKAAGTKVVGYFTEWGTYDRKYLVKNIETSGSGAKLTHINYAFGNVVGGKCAMGDAYAATDRAYTAAESVDGVADTWDQPLRGNFNQLRKLKKKHPNLKILWSFGGWTWSKGFGEAARNPAAFAQSCYDLVENSKWADVFDGIDIDWEYPNACGESCDTSGRAAYKNLMQAVRAKFGSGNLVTAAIPADATPGGKIDAADYAGAAQYVDWYNPMTYDFFGAWDAAGPTAPHSPLTSYSGIPKAQFHTSATIAKLKGLGIPASKLLLGIGFYGRGWTGVTQSAPGGTATGPADGTWEDGIDDYKVLKTKCPANGTVGGTAYAKCGNNWWSYDTPATIATKMTYKNQQGLGGTFFWELSGDTANGELIKAIK, encoded by the coding sequence ATGCACCTTCGCCTCAGTCCCCGCGTCCGGTTCCGGGCGCTCGTCGCCGCGGCCTGTTCCGCAGCCCTCGGCGCCGGCCTCCTCACCGGCGTCGGCACCGCCACGGCCGCCCCGACCGGGGAGAAGGCAGCCGGCACCAAGGTCGTCGGCTACTTCACCGAATGGGGCACCTACGACCGCAAGTACCTGGTCAAGAACATCGAGACCTCCGGCTCCGGTGCCAAGCTCACTCACATCAACTACGCCTTCGGCAACGTTGTCGGCGGCAAGTGCGCGATGGGCGACGCCTACGCGGCCACCGACCGCGCCTACACCGCCGCCGAGTCGGTGGACGGCGTCGCGGACACCTGGGACCAGCCGCTGCGTGGCAACTTCAACCAGCTGCGCAAGCTGAAGAAGAAGCACCCGAACCTCAAGATCCTCTGGTCGTTCGGCGGCTGGACCTGGTCGAAGGGCTTCGGCGAGGCGGCGCGGAACCCGGCCGCGTTCGCCCAGTCCTGCTACGACCTGGTCGAGAACTCCAAGTGGGCGGACGTCTTCGACGGCATCGACATCGACTGGGAGTACCCGAACGCCTGCGGCGAGAGCTGCGACACCAGCGGCCGGGCGGCGTACAAGAACCTGATGCAGGCGGTGCGCGCGAAGTTCGGCAGCGGCAACCTGGTCACCGCGGCGATCCCGGCCGACGCCACCCCCGGCGGCAAGATCGACGCGGCGGACTACGCGGGCGCGGCGCAGTACGTCGACTGGTACAACCCGATGACGTACGACTTCTTCGGCGCCTGGGACGCGGCCGGCCCCACGGCCCCGCACTCGCCGCTGACCTCCTACTCCGGCATCCCCAAGGCGCAGTTCCACACCTCGGCGACCATCGCCAAGCTCAAGGGCCTCGGCATCCCCGCCTCCAAGCTGCTGCTCGGCATCGGCTTCTACGGCCGCGGCTGGACCGGCGTCACCCAGTCGGCACCCGGCGGCACGGCGACCGGACCGGCGGACGGGACGTGGGAGGACGGCATCGACGACTACAAGGTGCTGAAGACCAAGTGCCCGGCGAACGGCACGGTGGGCGGCACCGCGTACGCCAAGTGCGGGAACAACTGGTGGAGTTACGACACCCCCGCGACCATCGCGACCAAGATGACGTACAAGAACCAGCAGGGTCTGGGCGGCACGTTCTTCTGGGAGCTGAGCGGGGACACCGCGAACGGTGAGCTGATCAAGGCGATCAAGTAG
- a CDS encoding peptidase C39 family protein, whose amino-acid sequence MSRDEQPSRRALLAAAVAAAVAGSASPAAAAPSAPAEDPVPADPAKAPARPVDNRFWTTYTDWRGGTAQGTGAVPGTRPGVAIVTPLGTTTYPDPHTGRTSTWEYATWTTPVHKLAVPATEVIASWNAHTPAGTWIQVDLRGTYSDGTDTPWYVMGRWAAGDRDIRRTSVDDQTDGRSTIWTDTLAVDDPGSGLRLTSYRLRLTLYRKPGTRLTPTVWRLGAMGSDVPDRFTVPASTPRLAKELIVPRYSQDIHKGQYPEYDNGGEAWCSPTSSQMIIEYWGGRLTGEQLSWVDPDYADPQVCHAARYTYDYQYAGCGNWPFNAAYAATFRDLQGVVTRLSSLTDLETLIAAGVPAITSQSFLAKELTGAGYGTAGHLMTVIGFTADGDVIANDPASPSNQAVRRVYDRREWENIWLRTKRYNASGNVVSGTGGVCYLYFPAQPTTRQRLALAAVGVR is encoded by the coding sequence ATGAGCAGAGACGAACAGCCGTCCCGCAGAGCCCTCCTGGCCGCCGCGGTCGCCGCCGCCGTCGCGGGCAGCGCGAGCCCGGCGGCGGCCGCCCCGTCCGCCCCCGCCGAGGACCCGGTGCCGGCCGACCCCGCCAAGGCGCCGGCCCGCCCGGTCGACAACCGCTTCTGGACGACGTACACCGACTGGCGCGGTGGCACCGCCCAAGGCACCGGTGCCGTCCCCGGCACCCGCCCCGGCGTGGCGATCGTCACCCCGCTCGGCACCACCACCTACCCCGACCCGCACACCGGCAGGACCTCCACCTGGGAGTACGCGACCTGGACCACCCCGGTCCACAAGCTCGCCGTCCCCGCGACGGAGGTCATCGCCTCCTGGAACGCGCACACCCCCGCCGGCACCTGGATCCAGGTCGACCTGCGCGGCACCTACTCCGACGGTACGGACACGCCCTGGTACGTCATGGGCCGCTGGGCGGCCGGCGACCGGGACATCAGGCGCACCTCGGTGGACGACCAGACCGACGGCAGGAGCACGATCTGGACGGACACCCTCGCCGTCGACGACCCGGGATCGGGCCTGCGTCTCACCTCGTACCGGCTGCGTCTGACCCTCTACCGCAAGCCCGGTACCCGGCTCACCCCCACGGTCTGGCGGCTCGGCGCGATGGGCTCCGACGTCCCGGACCGCTTCACGGTCCCGGCCTCCACGCCCCGGCTCGCCAAGGAACTGATCGTGCCGAGGTACTCACAGGACATTCACAAGGGGCAGTATCCCGAGTACGACAACGGCGGCGAGGCCTGGTGCAGCCCCACCTCCTCGCAGATGATCATCGAGTACTGGGGCGGCCGGCTCACCGGGGAGCAGCTGTCCTGGGTCGATCCGGACTACGCCGACCCGCAGGTGTGCCACGCGGCCCGGTACACGTACGACTACCAGTACGCCGGCTGCGGCAACTGGCCCTTCAACGCCGCCTACGCGGCGACCTTCCGGGACCTTCAGGGGGTGGTCACCCGGCTCTCCTCGCTCACCGATCTGGAGACGCTGATCGCGGCCGGTGTCCCGGCCATAACGTCCCAGTCCTTCCTGGCGAAGGAGCTGACGGGCGCGGGCTACGGCACCGCCGGCCACCTGATGACCGTGATCGGCTTCACCGCCGACGGCGACGTGATCGCCAACGACCCGGCGTCGCCGAGCAACCAGGCCGTGCGGCGGGTCTACGACCGGCGTGAGTGGGAGAACATCTGGCTCAGGACCAAGCGGTACAACGCCTCCGGCAACGTCGTCTCCGGCACCGGCGGTGTCTGCTACCTGTACTTCCCCGCGCAGCCGACCACCCGTCAACGGCTGGCGCTCGCGGCGGTGGGGGTGCGCTGA
- a CDS encoding TetR/AcrR family transcriptional regulator, which yields MNISHQRDAARPRARGTERSAARRAELLAIGRRLFADTSYDALSMDDIARQAHVAKGLIYYYFRSKRGYYLAIVQDSVTDLVTFAAGGLELAPVDRVHRTIDGYLRYAEHNHAAYRTIVSGGVGFDTEVQAIRDEVREVIVGTIAEGAYGRREIAPLARMGLLGWVCGVEGTTLDWIDRPELTRDTMRELLVKTLGGALRAIEDLDPAYPAPEPARRDG from the coding sequence TTGAATATCAGTCACCAGCGCGACGCCGCCCGTCCCCGGGCGCGCGGCACCGAACGTTCGGCGGCGCGCCGCGCCGAACTCCTCGCCATCGGGCGGAGGTTGTTCGCCGACACGTCCTACGACGCGCTCTCGATGGACGACATCGCCCGCCAGGCCCATGTCGCCAAGGGGCTGATCTACTACTACTTCCGGTCCAAGCGCGGCTACTACCTGGCCATCGTCCAGGACTCGGTCACCGACCTGGTCACCTTCGCGGCCGGCGGCCTGGAGCTCGCCCCCGTGGACCGGGTGCACCGCACGATCGACGGCTATCTGCGCTACGCCGAGCACAACCACGCCGCGTACCGCACGATCGTCAGCGGCGGCGTCGGCTTCGACACCGAGGTGCAGGCCATCCGGGACGAGGTGCGCGAGGTGATCGTCGGGACCATCGCCGAAGGGGCGTACGGCCGACGGGAGATCGCCCCGCTGGCGCGCATGGGCCTGCTCGGCTGGGTGTGCGGCGTCGAGGGCACGACCCTCGACTGGATCGACCGCCCCGAACTCACCCGCGACACCATGCGCGAACTGCTGGTCAAGACACTGGGCGGCGCCCTGCGGGCGATCGAGGACCTGGACCCCGCGTACCCGGCGCCGGAGCCCGCCCGCCGGGACGGGTGA
- the hisG gene encoding ATP phosphoribosyltransferase — MLRIAVPNKGSLSGPAADMLHEAGYQQRRESKELRIVDPANDVEFFYLRPRDIAIYVASGQLDIGITGRDLLIDSGANAEEILPLGFARSTFRYATKPGSISDLADLNGKTVATSYEGIVAKHLADNGIDASVVHLDGAVETAIQLGVAQVIADVVETGTSLRNAGLEVVGEPIMKSEAVVIRRTGADGEETKVQQFLRRLQGVLVARTYVMMDYDCRVEQLEKAVALTPGLESPTISPLHNEGWVAVRAMVPAKDAQRIMDDLYDIGARAILTTAIHACRL; from the coding sequence ATGCTGCGCATCGCCGTCCCCAACAAGGGTTCCCTCTCCGGCCCTGCGGCGGACATGCTGCATGAGGCCGGCTACCAGCAGCGCCGCGAGTCCAAGGAACTGCGGATCGTCGACCCGGCGAACGACGTCGAGTTCTTCTACCTCCGCCCCCGCGACATCGCGATCTACGTCGCCTCGGGCCAGCTCGACATCGGCATCACCGGCCGCGACCTGCTGATCGACTCCGGCGCCAACGCCGAGGAGATCCTGCCGCTCGGCTTCGCCCGCTCCACCTTCCGCTACGCCACCAAGCCCGGCAGCATCAGCGACCTGGCGGACCTGAACGGCAAGACGGTCGCCACCTCCTACGAGGGCATCGTCGCCAAGCACCTCGCCGACAACGGCATCGACGCCTCCGTCGTCCACCTCGACGGCGCCGTCGAGACCGCCATCCAGCTCGGCGTCGCCCAGGTCATCGCCGACGTCGTCGAGACCGGCACCAGCCTGCGCAACGCGGGCCTGGAGGTCGTCGGCGAGCCGATCATGAAGTCCGAGGCCGTCGTCATCCGCCGTACCGGCGCGGACGGCGAGGAGACCAAGGTGCAGCAGTTCCTGCGCCGGCTCCAGGGCGTCCTGGTGGCCCGGACGTACGTGATGATGGACTACGACTGCCGCGTCGAGCAGCTGGAGAAGGCCGTCGCGCTCACCCCCGGCCTGGAGTCGCCGACCATCTCGCCCCTGCACAACGAGGGCTGGGTCGCCGTCCGTGCCATGGTGCCCGCCAAGGACGCCCAGCGGATCATGGACGACCTGTACGACATCGGTGCCCGGGCCATCCTGACCACCGCCATCCACGCCTGCCGCCTCTGA
- a CDS encoding hemolysin family protein, whose protein sequence is MSVLQLLFAALLVLANGFFVGAEFALVSVRRSQIEPLGTTRARQVLYGLERLPQMMAAAQFGITICSLTLGAVAEPTVAHLLEPFFEWIHLPHGLVHPLGYVIALATVVFFHLVIGEMVPKNLAMAAPEKAALWLSPGLVAFARLCRPITVALGTCAQGVLRLFRVEPKDAVEAVFTSEQLNRLVEDAGQAGLLDPEAAERLEDALELGSRPVTDVLLRRESLITVSPSVTPGRIIELTARTGYSRFPVSTKNGAFMGYLHVKDVLDLEESERAVPQHLWRPMTTLRSELPLDDALTVMRRAATHLAQVADGSGRVLGLVALEDVLELLVGEVRDPAHRESPTAPAVSGPRSGEEVLTG, encoded by the coding sequence ATGAGCGTGCTCCAACTCCTGTTCGCGGCGCTGCTCGTGCTCGCCAACGGCTTCTTCGTCGGCGCCGAGTTCGCGCTGGTGTCGGTCCGCCGCAGCCAGATCGAACCACTCGGCACGACCCGGGCCCGTCAGGTGCTGTACGGCCTGGAGCGGCTGCCGCAGATGATGGCGGCGGCCCAGTTCGGCATCACGATCTGCTCACTGACCCTGGGCGCGGTCGCCGAGCCGACGGTGGCCCATCTGCTGGAGCCGTTCTTCGAGTGGATCCACCTGCCGCACGGGCTGGTCCACCCGCTCGGCTATGTCATCGCCCTCGCCACGGTCGTCTTCTTCCACCTCGTCATCGGCGAGATGGTCCCGAAGAACCTGGCGATGGCGGCGCCGGAGAAGGCCGCGCTGTGGCTGAGCCCCGGCCTGGTCGCCTTCGCCCGCCTGTGCCGGCCGATCACGGTCGCCCTCGGCACCTGCGCCCAGGGCGTGCTGCGGCTGTTCCGGGTCGAGCCCAAGGATGCGGTCGAGGCGGTGTTCACCAGCGAGCAGCTCAACCGGCTCGTGGAGGACGCCGGTCAGGCCGGTCTGCTCGACCCCGAGGCGGCCGAACGCCTGGAGGACGCGCTGGAGCTGGGCTCCCGCCCCGTCACCGACGTGCTTCTCAGGCGCGAGTCGCTGATCACCGTCAGCCCCTCGGTGACGCCCGGCCGGATCATCGAGCTGACCGCCCGCACCGGGTACTCCCGCTTCCCGGTTTCCACGAAGAACGGGGCCTTCATGGGCTACCTGCACGTGAAGGACGTACTCGACCTGGAGGAGTCGGAACGGGCCGTTCCGCAGCATCTGTGGCGGCCCATGACGACGCTGAGGTCCGAACTGCCCCTGGACGACGCGCTCACCGTCATGCGCCGCGCCGCGACCCACCTGGCGCAGGTGGCGGACGGCTCAGGGCGGGTGCTGGGGCTGGTCGCGCTGGAGGACGTACTGGAGCTGCTGGTCGGTGAGGTACGGGATCCGGCACACCGGGAGTCGCCAACCGCCCCGGCGGTGTCCGGGCCCCGCTCGGGCGAGGAGGTACTGACGGGCTGA
- a CDS encoding hemolysin family protein codes for MTIPLLLLLAAAFLLILANGFFVAAEFGLVTVDRPDAEKAAAEGDRRAGRVVESLKELSFQLSGTQLGITITSLVVGMLAEPALARLLDGPLTAVGIPDGAVSGVAVALGMLLASAVQMVVGELVPKNWAVSRPMQVARFVAGPQHLFARVFRPVIAGLNAVANRLVRMLGVEPTEELASARTPDELVSLARHSARAGALEQDTADLFVRTLSLGELTAQHVMTPRVKVSALQSSATAEDVVNLTRATGLSRFPVYRERIDEIVGMVHLKDALAVPAPERLRTPVGRIAKPPLLVPETLPVRPLLTRLRSEQPIAVVVDEYGGTAGVVTLEDIVEEIVGEVRDEHDGHDLPELASAPAEDGRPAWDADGSCRIDTLRRIGLDVPEGPYETVAGLVADLLGRIPAVGDRTELPGWRLAVRQVGHYRAERVRIVRMAPVMEAVR; via the coding sequence ATGACCATCCCCCTGCTGCTGCTGCTCGCAGCCGCTTTCCTGCTCATCCTCGCCAACGGCTTCTTCGTCGCGGCCGAGTTCGGCCTGGTGACGGTCGACCGCCCGGACGCCGAGAAGGCCGCCGCCGAGGGCGACCGACGGGCCGGCCGGGTCGTCGAGTCTCTGAAGGAGCTGTCGTTCCAGCTCTCCGGCACCCAGCTCGGCATTACCATCACCTCCCTGGTCGTCGGCATGCTCGCCGAACCGGCCCTCGCCCGGCTGCTGGACGGCCCCCTCACGGCCGTCGGCATCCCCGACGGCGCGGTGTCCGGGGTGGCCGTGGCCCTCGGCATGCTGCTGGCCTCGGCCGTGCAGATGGTGGTCGGTGAGCTCGTCCCCAAGAACTGGGCTGTCTCCCGCCCCATGCAGGTCGCGCGCTTCGTCGCCGGCCCGCAACATCTGTTCGCACGCGTGTTCAGGCCGGTGATCGCCGGTCTCAACGCCGTCGCCAACCGGCTGGTCCGCATGCTGGGCGTCGAGCCCACCGAGGAGCTGGCCTCCGCCCGCACCCCCGACGAACTGGTCTCCCTGGCCCGGCACTCCGCACGCGCCGGCGCGCTGGAGCAGGACACGGCGGACCTGTTCGTCCGCACCCTCTCCCTCGGCGAGCTGACCGCGCAGCACGTCATGACCCCGCGCGTGAAGGTGAGCGCGCTGCAGTCCTCGGCGACCGCCGAGGACGTGGTCAACCTGACTCGCGCCACCGGCCTGTCCCGCTTCCCCGTCTACCGCGAGCGGATCGACGAGATCGTCGGCATGGTCCACCTCAAGGACGCGCTCGCCGTCCCGGCGCCGGAGAGGCTGCGCACGCCCGTCGGCCGGATCGCCAAGCCGCCGCTGCTGGTCCCCGAGACGCTGCCGGTACGGCCGCTGCTCACCCGGTTGCGCAGCGAGCAGCCGATCGCCGTCGTCGTCGACGAGTACGGCGGCACGGCCGGGGTCGTCACACTGGAGGACATCGTCGAGGAGATCGTCGGCGAGGTCCGTGACGAGCACGACGGTCACGACCTGCCCGAACTGGCCTCCGCCCCGGCGGAGGACGGCCGCCCGGCCTGGGACGCCGACGGCAGCTGCCGCATCGACACCCTGCGGCGCATAGGCCTCGACGTGCCCGAGGGCCCGTACGAGACGGTCGCCGGCCTGGTCGCCGACCTGCTCGGCCGGATCCCGGCCGTCGGTGACCGCACGGAACTGCCCGGCTGGCGGCTGGCCGTGCGCCAGGTCGGGCACTACCGCGCCGAGCGGGTCCGCATCGTACGCATGGCCCCTGTCATGGAGGCCGTGCGATGA